TTTTTTCAAGCCCGATCTATAAGTGGATTGAAGACTTGAGTTACCTTTGTAACGAATGCCAACATGGTACCACTCGGTGTCGTTAAATTTAAACGAGCAGGGGTAGAACGAAGGATCATCAAAATCAAGCGATTCTCCCGGTCGGCTGCTACCGGAGCTTAATATTGATGAAAGGTTGGATTGCATAGAAGTCCAATCATCGCTGTCAATAGTGATATCAAAACGTAAAACCTCGCTTTGGTTAAATACCATATCGTAATTTAGTGTTGCAGCAGAGCTGTGGGTGGCATCATCCCAGTCCGAGTAATCGGTCATATCCACAATTTCTTGTTCTTCTTCCTCCTCTTCTTCTACTTCAGTTACCAGATTCTCGTCGCGACAAGCGGCAAAAATTAGCAATAGAAGGGTTGTTGTAAACAGGCTTATTTTTTTCATTGTGTTGTAATTTTTATTCCCCTTTATGCTCTGAAAAGGCAAAGAATCATCCCTTTGGAGCATTGCAGGACTTGTTTAAAATTTAATTTTGTATCCGATGTTGATAATGTGTTTGTTAAGGTAGTCGGAATTGTAATAATCAAACTCGTAGCTCACACCCAGGTAATTCTTTTTAAAGAGCTTGTAATCGGCACCAACAGAGTACCTTGTTTTGTACAGTTCACCTTCGTTTAAATCCTGAAACAGCTGGACAGCCATATAAGGATTGATTTTAAAGTTGGGGACATCATACTTTACTTTTGCTTTGTAGCGCAAAAACTGTTTGTCGTCAATATCATCGTCGGCATAATTGCTGTACATCAGGCGAAAGGAGGGTTCGAAGCGGCCAAATTTTTTCTCGGCGGTGGCGCTAAAACCGTATCGTCCCATGTATTCTGTATCTTTTTCATCGCGCACATTACCTATTAAACCGTAGGTGGCACCCAATGTAAACAGTTTAGAAGCCTTATACTCCAGCTCACCTTCAAGTAAGTACTTGTCTAGCGAAAAACTATCATCAAAACGCAACTCGGGGCTGATGGTAAACTTTACTTTTTTTAGCGGTTTAAAGTTTAAGTCGAGTTTTGTTCTGGTCTGAAATTCGTTCTCAACTTCCTGGGCAAATGCAGTAGTTCCTGTACATAAAAGAAATATAACTGCCAGTATTTTAATTTTTGTTTTCATCTTAAAAATCTTGTGGTTTCACTCTTAAATTTATATCGAAGCTTTTTTATAAGGGCCCAAAAAAGGGATGTTGTTTCTTTTTATGGGTGTGCTAAGAATGGTTTTCGTCGCTTTTGCCATTCACATTAAAATAGAGTGTAATGTCGGCAACGTCTTTCAAAAAGTCTATTTTCTGAATCTCGTAACGTTTAATATTAATTCCGGTACGTGCTTTCAAATCGGCCAAAAGCACTTCTTTTTTGTCGTCATGTATGTTCTCTATTTTTTCGTAAATCAAACGTATCGAGCCTTCTTGTTTCAGCATTAAGCGTTTTTCAAGCAGCCACAAACCAAAAACAATGGCCGAGTTGGTAAAAATTAATTCAACGTAACTCACTTTTTTGTTGGCCAGGGCATTTATTACTGAAATGCCGATAACAATAAAAAGGTAGGTCATTTCCTTAATGGGGATGGCATCGGTGCGGTAACGTATAATTCCGAAGATGGCAAATAAACCAAGAGCAAAACCGAGCTCGAGCTTAACGCTGTTTAGCAAAAAACTTAAAAGAAATACAACGGTGCCAACGGCCAAAAAACTAAAATAGAAGTCTTTGCGGCGGCTGTTTCGGGCATACATGTAGTGCACCACCAAAAAACTTACAAAAAGGTTAAGGGCCAGGCGCACCAAAAGCTCCGAAAAGTCGCCCACGTTTATCAATTTAATGTCTAAGAATCGAAGGCGCTCTTCCCAATTGGCCAATTCTGTTAATTCTGTCGACGCAACATTTTTAATGGTGTCGATTACTGTTTCTGTTTCACTCATGATTTTTAATTAAAGGTTGTACAAACTGTGTTTTGTGCTGATGGTTTTTTCAATCATCCTGATTTTGTGTTTAAAAGCGTTGCGTTTTATTGAAGAGTCGGTAACCGTTCGGCCAATACAATATTTGCTGAATCCGGAGGTTTTTATCCGGTGGTTGCGCAATGCTCTGGCTAGTGGCGATGCTGCCGGCGAACCATCGGCTTTTATTTCAACAATAACGAGCTCGTTAAGTGCAATTTGCTTTTGTAAGGTTTTAAACTGCAGGTTAAAATCAATGGTGCATCGTTCTTTAAAGTTGCGGTTTACCAAAGTAATGCGCGAAAAATTATTGGTTAATGAGGGCGATAACTCTTCAACAGAAAAAGGTGTTATTTCCTGTAAAAATGAATTTTCTGCTTCACTGAAATTGTTATTAAATTCAGTTGGAATGCGTTTTTTTATCGTACGGCCCTTATTGTTTTTAAATTTTACTTCTAAAAAACTAATGCCGCTGTTAACATAGCTTCTGCGTCTTATTTTATAACGGTTGAGTTTGCCATTATGGTGGGCAGTAAACATACCATCGGTATCGGTATCGTAATAAATAGTACAGTAAGGAAGTGCTACTTCGTTTTTCATGGTAAGAATAAAGTAATGGTCTTGAACCGATTCGAGCAATTGGTGCAGCTGTTTAATGTTGAACCAGTATTTTGTGTCGGTTCGGTTCATCAGTTTTACCTTATCCATTTCATCTAACCTTATGGGGGCGAAATAATCTGTTTCCTTAGTATTCATAATTGTTAAATATTGATTACACAAATAGTACAGAACTGTTAATTTTTTCCCTAAAGTATCCTTGCAATTATTTATTCTAAAAAGAAATCGACGAATCGGGAGATTTTCCAAACGAGTTTTTCAGATCATACATTTACCTTGCTGACCGGAGGTTTTTTAGAGGTATTCCATTAATATGAATAAAGTGCAGACCTGGATTAGTAATGCAGCTTAAACTAACAAAACCACCAAAAAAATAGGAAAACAATGCCATTGTTTTCCTATTTAAGGCTGCTAAAAAACCTGTACGCTTTTTTACATTAAGGCCTTGACCTAGCTTGTTTCTTTTGTTGTTTTTTCAGGTACGCCGCAAATAATTCTTGTTGTTCATCGCTTAAAACAGCTGTTACTTTCTTCTCCATCGAAGCTTTTAAGGCCTCCATTTTACTTCTGTCGGGGCGGCCGGAACCGGTAGCTTTTTCAACAGCTGCAAAATGCTCCTGGTAAATTGCCAATACCTGTGTTTGCTGGTCTTCGTTTAACTGGATGTCAGCTGCAAGCTCAGCCACCATTTTCTTAATTTGTTTTGAATTTGGAATTGGTGGAGGACCTTGTTGTCCGCCTCCGTTGACTCCCGGAGGTTGCGCGAAAATAACCGTACTGGTTGCCATTAAAATCAGCATAATTATTACTCCAATGGTAGTCACTAAAAATTTTTTTTTGTCTTGTTGTTCTGTTGTTTTCATTTTGTTAAACTTTTTTGTTCAAAATTGTTGTTTTATTTCCCCATAACTTCCCGGGGTAGACGACTTATAATTGTTTAAACAAGTGCATTTTAGTAGCATTTGCATTTCAAATAAAAGAGATACTGAAATGAAATTTAAATGGAATCTATGAATTTGAAGATTTTATCGACAGATTTTATAACTGATTGCCATTTCAGATAATTTTTCGCTAATAAGCAGTAACTAAGATTTGTACGATTAAACCGATTTGCTACTTTTGATGCGACTAACAACTACCTGTAATTTTGAAAGATAACGCAAATCGAAAATATTGGCAGCAAGTTTGGGATAAGTTTAAAGCTGGCGACCGGTATGCTTTTGAGACCATTTACAACGAATTTGTTGATTCTTTGTATGCCTATGGTTCAAAAATAACGTCGAATAAATATTAGAGAACCTGTTTAAGCAGATGTAGTACGTGTGTACAAGGACTATTTTAGAACTATGTAAAATGGGGTATACGAATTTGAACAAAACTCGGATGGCGAAAGCTGCTTTTATTTTGACGATGATTTGATCATTGACAAAGCAAAAAACTGGAATCCGTTTAGGAAAGTGGAAAAAGTTGCATTGCGAAAGGGATGGCATGCCTTTTCGTTAGTGTACAAAGCAAGTGAAAATCCTCGTACTATTGAATTGAACTATGCGGTTCAAGGCGAAAGAAAGGAGGCCTTGTATGAGGCCATAATGGGGAAATAAGATAAAAAAAGGTTAATATGATAATTTATAGAACGATGAAGTACCTAACCCTAATTATTATTTGTAGTTTACTGTTTGCATGTTCAGTTAAAAAAACTGGAGAAACCCGGCCTAATATTGTGTTTATAATGAGCGACGACCATGCCTATCAGGCCATAAGTGCCTATGGACATGGCTTAAACCATACACACAATATCGATCGAATTGCGGAAGAAGGGGCTATTTTTACCAAAGGTTATGTAACCAACTCGATTTGTGCACCCAGCCGTGCGGTAATGCTAACCGGCAAGCACAGTTTTGTTAACGGAAAAGTGGATAACCTGCAGGCTTTTGACTGGAGCCAGGATAACGTAGCCAAACAGTTACAAAAAGCAGGCTATCAAACCGCTATGATTGGCAAAATCCATATCGATGGTTTGCCGCAGGGATTTGATTATTCAAACGTATTGCCGGGGCAAGGACAATATTACAACCCCGATTTTATTGAAAACGGCGTTAAAAAGCAATACCACGGTTATTGTACACAAATTACTACCGATATTGCTTTAGACTGGTTAAAAAACAAACGTGATAAAAACAAGCCTTTTCTGATGCTTTATCACCAAAAGGCGCCACACCGTAGCTGGATGCCAGAGAAAAAATACCTCGATTTGTTTGAGGATTCTACCTTTACACCGCCTGCCAATTTTTTCGATAATTTTGAAAACCGCCCCGTTGCTGCCGAACACGAAATGGGGATTTGGGAACACATGGATTTGGTTTACGACCTTAAAATGCTGGACGATGAAGGTGAAATAAAGACCCTGTACCGTGGAATGGGACAAAGACTGTACGACCGTATGGATGATGAGCAGCGCGCAGCCTGGGATGCACATTATAAGCCTATAATAGCAGATTTTAAACAACAAAAGCCCGAAGGAAAAGCCCTGGCTTTGTGGAAATTCAATCGATACATGAAAGATTACCTCGCCACTATTCAATCGGTTGACGATGGTGTTGGGCAGGTACTCGACTACCTCGATGAAGAGGGCCTGGCCGAAAATACGATTGTAATTTATACCTCCGATCAGGGATTTTACCTGGGCGAACATGGTTGGTTCGATAAACGTTTTATGTACGAAGAGTCGTTTCGTACGCCCATTTTAATGCGTTACCCAAATGAAATAAAACCGGGAACCGTTGTTGATGGTCTTGTGCAAAATCTCGATTTTGCACCAACATTTCTGGATTATGCAGAAACCGCAATTCCTGAAGATATTCAGGGCGAATCATTCAGGAGCTTGGCACAAGGAAAGACCGAAAACTGGCGCGATGCCATTTATTATACCTATTACGAGTTCCCTGGTGAACATCATGTGCAACGCCATTACGGAGTACGTACCGACCGCTATAAACTCATTCATTTCTATTATGATTCGGATACCTGGGAATTATACGATTTGGAAAAGGACCCAACAGAAATGAACAATTTATATAATGAACCAGAGTATGCCGAAGTGCAAAAACATATGCACGCAAAACTACTTGAAGTTCGGAAAAAGTACGGTGACAGTGATGAGATAGATCAAAAAAACTTACAACGATATCTGGATAAGAAAGGAATTTAAAAAATTAATTCCTTTTAAAAATACAGACACAAATTAGAAAGGAAGAGATAAGCAAACGCATTTAATTTGTTTATCTCTTTTTTTGCTATTTTAAAAAGCGCGTATCTAGAAATTCCTGAAAAAGCTCTTTATACTGTTCGCTTATGGGAATGTAGTCTTTACCAAAAATAATGCGGTTACGCTCGATAGTTGAAATTTTATTGAGGTTAACAATAAACGAGCGATGTACACGCATAAAATCTGACTTAGGTAAAAAGTCTTCCATTTTCTTCATGCCCATTAATGCCATTATCGGCTTCTGGTTGTCGAGGTGAATTCGCACATAGTCACGCATACTTTCAATATAGGTAATGTCGTTAAAATCAATACGTACAATTTTATATTCCGATTTTATAAACAGGTATCGGTCGTTTTTTTCAACAGTTTCAGTCACTTCTTTTTTTGAGAAGAAACGTTCTTTTGTTTTGGTAACAGCCTTTAAAAAATCGGGGTAGCCAATGGGTTTTACCAGGTAATCGGCAGCATCCAGCTGAAAGCCTTCGTAGCCATATTCGCGATAGGCAGTGGTAAAAATAACCTTTGCCGGGGTTGATATCGATTTTACAAAATCGAGCCCGGTAAGATCGGGCATATTAATATCAACAAACATCAAATCAATTTCATTTTTCTGAAGAAAATTCATTGCTTTAAGCGCACTGTTAAATTTTCCAGCCAATTCCAAAAAGGGGGTCTTTTCAATATAGCTTTCTATTTGTCGTAAAGCTAAGGGTTCGTCGTCGATGGCAATACAGCGTATCATAATGGTAGTTTTAAGCTAACGGAGAATACTTTATTGTCGGGCTGATTAATGTTCAGTTCGTAATTAGTGGTATAAATTAAGGCCAGTCGTTTGCGGGCGTTTTCTAATCCAATGCCTGAGTTTGCATTTTTTTCTTGTTTCGAATGATTGGAGTTTTTCAGCTCGAAATACAAATGATCTTTTTTAAACACGTATTTTATGTGTATAAACGAGGGTTCTTCGTAGCTAACACCGTGTTTGAATGCATTTTCGATAAACGATATGGTTAACAAGGGGGGGATTGCTATTTCCGGTAATTTTTCAGGTATTTCAACGTTTATATCAACCTCTTCCGAAAAACGCAATTTCATTAATTCCACATAACTCTTTACAAAATCAATCTCTTTTTGAATTGAAATCTTGTCGGTTTGCGATTCATACAGCATGTAGGCCATCATATTCGATAGACGGATAATTGCCTCTTTTGCCTCTTCTGTGTTAATATCAACCAGTGCATGAATATTATTTAAAGTATTCATGAAAAAATGAGGGCTTACCTGGTTTTGAAGAAAGGCCATTTTGTTTTCCACATTTTCTTTTTCGAGTATAATTTTGTTTTGCTCGGCCTGTAGCCATTTGCCCGCAAACGAAAGCCCTGCATCGAATCCAATCATTAAGATGCTAATTATTAAAAGGTTTCCAGATGGGGGAATAAATTCTCTGGGGCCTTTCCCATGAGGTGGAGGTCCGAGTGGACCTTCGCCAGGAGGCCTCATTGCTTGCATGGCATCGGCTGGTGGAGCGTCGGTGTTTCCAAAAAAATAAGATACCAATACGAGTAGCACCAGTATGCAAAAGACAGAAACAAAATATAGTATTCGTCTTCCTTTTAAAAATTGAGGAAATAGGAGGTAATGGTTTATCAGAAAAACAACAAAAACAAATCCATACTCTGTCCATATTTTTGAAATGTGTTCCCATGCTATTCCGTTGGATGTGTCGCCAGCTAACAAAGGAATGGCAAATATTAGCAGCCAGATAAAAAGCATTATCTGAAATTGTACTCTGCTAAAATTAGTATTGGGTTTTAAGGTCGTTCTCATATGCTTGTAAATGTAAAGTTTTTCTATACGCTTTCAATTTAATTTGTGAATATAGATTAGAATGAGCCAATCATAAAGGATAACTTTTTAGTGCACCTAATACTCTACAGTTTCTATAAACAATATCCTTATTTTATTCATCCGTGTTTTTAACAATTCTAAATTTGAATATTCAAAAAAAGTTGATGAAATAGTCATTGAAAAAAAGTCTCGACAGAACAGGTAATTTTATCGACAAACCAAACCTGGTGATTTCTATTTTTTTGTGAATTAGTCTCGATTTCATAAAAAAAGGGAGAACTCTGCCTCCCTGTTTTCTGAACTAACTAAACCTAATCTATGAAAAAAAAATGTTTCTGCTTTCTGTTGTGTTTTTGTTTTCATTTCAAAGTAAGCGATAATTGGTGTGCCCGGCATAACTGAATCGATGAAATGAGCTATTTTATCGGTGGAACAGGTAATTTTACAATCCCTTTAAATACTCTTTTGGGGTTTTTCCGTGGATTTTTTTAAAACACTTGCTAAAATAAGAATGGCTGTTGAATCCAACTTTAAACGCCACTTCATCAACATTAAAGTTTTGCGATGCCAGTAAAGCAGTAGCTTTTTTTATCCGTACCATATTTACATATTCTGATGCAGAATGGTTGGAAATTTGTTTCAATTTCCGGTGCAACTGGCTGCGGCTTAGGCCCATTTCTGAAGCTAATATATCTACAGTGAAGTTTTCGTTTACAAGATTTTCTTCAATAATGACATTAATTTTATTCAGGAAATAGTTGTCGAGGCTACCCACATCAATGGACTGCTTGCTTATAAATCGTTTGGCGTAGCTTTCCTGAAGCCGTTTGCGTTGATTGAGCAGGTTGCTTATCCGGGCTAAAAGTACTTGTTCTTCAAAGGGTTTTGAGATATAGGCATCGGCACCTTTGTCGAGCCCAATGGAGGTATTTTCTGCCGATGATAATGCGGTTAACAGAATAACCGGTATATGGCTGGTTTCAATCTGAGATTTTAGGGTTTGGCAAAACTCAAAGCCATCCATTTTGGGCATCATTACATCTGAAATAACCAGGTCGATGTTATTCGATTTCAGCATTGCCAGACCATCTTGCCCGTTTTCGGCAAAAAGTACCTTGTAAAAATTAGTTAACAGGCCAACAATGTATTCGCGCAAGTCTTTGTTGTCTTCCACCACCAAAACAGTAGTGTTGCTGTTGGCTTCAGGTACTTGCTGTGCAGTGTTCTCGTTAGCCTCCCACGATTCAATATTCTTAACTTCCTCGTGACTTTGGTACATAATTTTTTGGGCTTTTTGTTTGGTGGGCAATTTTACCGCAAAACGAGTGCCTTTTCCAACCGTGCTTTGAACAATTATAGTACCGCGGTGCATCAGGGTAAAATCTTTACAAAGGTTTAATCCAATTCCGGTGCTGTTTTCTTTCGAGCTATTATTTTTTCCGTGTTCAAAACGTTCAAAAACTTTAGGTAAATCATCTCCACTAATGCCTTGTCCGCTGTCCAGAACGGCAATTTCAACAAAATCTTCTTTTTCCAACTCACCAAAACTCAGTTGGTTTGAAAAGAAACTCTGCCTGTCTGATGAATTTGTGGCAATACTCACCGTTATATTTCCGTTGGTTGGCGTGTATTTAAATGCATTAGATAGCAGGTTGAATATTATTTTATCCAGCTTTTCTTCGTCCACTTCAATTATTTGGGAGCTGGTGGAATAGTTAAACGAAAATGTAATATTTTTTGCGCGTGCCTCTTCCGAAAAATTCAAGACCCGATCGTTAATGAATTGAACCAGATTAGTTTGACTGATGCTGAGTTTTTCCAAACCCTTTTCGGCTTTGCGTAAATCCATTATTTGGTTGATGAGCTGCAACAGTCTATTGGTATTTCGTTTAACGGTATCAAGTTGTTTGTGCTGTACATCGGTTAAATTGGATGCAGTTAACAGTTGTTTAACCGGGCCGTTAATTAAGGTAAGCGGTGTTCTGAATTCATGCGAAATATTGGTGAAGAATTTCAGCTTCATTTCGTTTAACTGCTCTTCTTGCTCGTGTTCCATCTTTTCAATCAGCAAGTCCTTTTTTAATTTCGATCGCTCTCTGAAAAAGCGGATGATAAGCACAATAATAACCAGTGTAACCAGTAAATAAAAACTTAGGGCATATTTTGATTTGTACCAAAATTCCTGAATAACAATGGTAATGCTGGCTGGTTCTTCATTCCATATTCCATCGTTGTTACTGGCTTTAACTTCAAAACGATATTCGCCAGCCGGAAGATTAACAAAACTGGCCGTGCCTTTATTGTTGTTTTGCACCCAGTTATTAATGTAATTGCTTAGCCGGTAGGTAAATTCATTTTTATCGGGTAACAGGTAATTGTCGGCTGAAAAAGTAAAACTCAGGTTCGTTTCTTCGGGGGCTAAAATAATTCTTTCGTACTGGTTAACACCGTTTTGCACCGGAACAATGCTACGGTTATTTACAATAATTTTTGTTAGCAGCACATTGGGGGGGCGTTGGTTGGTTTGTATGGGTTTCGGCTCAAGCTGGCTAAAACCATTGGTTCCGCCAAAATAAAGATTACCCTGGCGGTCTTTAAAAATAGCATTGGGATTAAACAAGTTGCCCTGGATACCATCGTTTAGCACAAACCTTCGCGACGAATTATTTTCGGTATTGTACAGGATCAAACCATCGTTACTCGTTATCCAGATGTTGCTAAACGAGTCTTCAATAATACCATAAACATCTTTATTTTTCAGCAAATCGTTGGCGGTAAAAATATGTACCGAATCCAATTGCGGATCGTAAATGTTTACACCATTTCCTCCGGTACCCATCCAGATTTTACCATCGCTAAGTTCGGTGATAAAATAAAAACTCTGGCTGCTGGTTTTATGTTTGCTGTTTTGGTGAATATTGAAGAGAGTGCTTTTGCCGCTAGGCAGATGAATGCGGGTAACTCCTTCAAGCGTACCAACCCATAAATTTTTGTTTGAATCTTCTGTCAGGGCTCTGCAGTTGTTGTTAAGCAATTGTGCAAAGGGCTCTTTTTCGGAAGAGAAACTGATTTCTCCGGTGCTGAAATGATAAAAATTAATACCGCCCAAATTGGTGCCTATCCAAACTCCGGAGTCCGATTCACAAAGCGAGTAAACTTCGTGCGATGCCACATGTTTGCCATCGTTGGTGCCAGCCGGAAAATGAAGAAAGCCTGCCCGGTTTGCAGGGCGGTAAAACAAGCCGTTAAAAGCCGAACCTATCCATAATCCTCCATGCCTGTCAACCAGCATGGTTTTAATATCAATAATTCCTTTTTGCTTCCGTATCTGGATAGGGGAGAACGTTGATGTTTCCGAATCAAATAAATTTAATCCAAAAAGTTCGGTTCCCACAAAAAGTCTCCCATCGGTGCTTTGGGCAAAAGAGCTAACCATATTGTCAGAAATTGAGCCCGGTTCGTTCGAATGGCGGTAGTTGTTAAATTTATTATCAGAGTGGTGCATGTATGCTACGCCTCCCGACCATGTTCCTATCCAAATACCTCCCTGTTTATCTTCGTAAATATCAAAAATAGAATTGTGCGGAAGCCCTTCGTATTTATTGTGATCATAGTGTATCAGTTCTTTTCCAATGCTTTTAAACAGGCCCAGGTACGAGCCAATCCACACCTGGCCTTTGGTGTCGCGCCATATTTTCCGTATACTGGCATCGCAGATATTGTATTCCGGATTTTTTGTATAAGAGTAATGGTGTTCAAGCTTGCCGTTAAAGTTATACATGCGGGCACCATGTTCCTGGTAGCCCACCCAAATATTTTCGGTACTTGTGCTTATGGTACGCACAGTAGATCCGGGACCAATAATCAGTTTCTCCACCTTTTCTTCTTCGCTGTTAACCTGGTATACGGAACCATCCAGCGTACCAAGCCACAAACGGTTTGTTTCGTCGTTGTAAATAATTCGCGGAATATTCTCTAAACCCGTAGTAATTCGAATCATTTTGTTGCTTGCCTGGTTGAGGTAGCCTAAAAAGTGCTCGTCAACAATCCACAACCTACCTTGCCCGTCAAACTGAATGGAATAAAGGTGTGTGTTGGTTTGCGAACCGTTTTCGTAGGAGTAGTGAATCTGCTCAAATTCCTGGGTAACGTGATTGAATTTACAAAGGCCTTTTGAGGTACTTGCCCAAATATTGTTGTTTTTATCAATGGCAATTTCGGTAACGGTATTGCTGGGGAGGCCATCTGAAGCCTCCGGATGATAGGTGTAGCGTACAATCTCCTTCGAGTCGTAACGTAATACTCCGTCAAAACCACCCATCCAAATGTAACCGTATTTATCCTGGTTAAACGAGTGTATGGCCTGAAAACTAAAACCACCCGGAGGTGATACGCGACGAAATCGGAGGTCGTCGGTGTTTTGCGAAAAAGCGATATGCTGGAGGAGAACAAATACAATGCTTATTATAAATTTATCTTTCATGCTAACGCTCTAAAACATTTTTGTAAGAATTACTTTTCCGGGTATTTTATTTGCCTTGCTCTCGTCAATCTACAAAAAACAGCTATGCTTTGTAAACTACAAAAACAGCATTAATTTTTATCAAAGCTTCTTTATGGTGAATGCTCCTTCAATTACGATTCAAAAATAAGAAAGGCTTTCAATTTTAACTAGTACGCATGTTGCATGCTTGCAACATGCTTTCGAGTAGGAGACAAAAATACCAGAAAATGCAACAATAGCACTAATTCTGCAGCATCCTGTGCCGCTATTTTTGAAAAACAATTTTGAAAACAAATTACGGGTATTAAAAATAATATCCACATTAAAAGTTAAAACTGAATCAATAAAAAATGAATAGCAAGGTTTTTATACAATGCATAATTTGGTTAGATAGTTAGTTAGTTTAGTTGTGTTAGGCTCCTTCTTCTGAGAATTGAAGAAGGAGCCTTCAAGTTAAAATCCTTGCTTTTTCAAATAAGAATAACAAACCTTTTTTATGAAAAAAATTATTACAATCAGTCTTTGTTTTATTCTTTTTGCGTGCAGCAATCAACATCCCGAAACAATTGATGACATTGTTAAACATTCGGAGAAACAGTTTGAATATGCCTTGAAAAAAATTAAACCCCTGCAAACCGGGGAGAAAATTTTTCCACGTACGCTTGAGGAAGAGGAAATAAAACTGGTAGCAACCAAAGACTGGACCAGTGGCTTTTTCCCCGGAACGCTTTGGATGATGTATGAGCTTACCGGAAAAGATAAATGGAAAGCGCACGCACTGGATTATACCTTACCCCTTGAGGTAGAGCAATGGAATGCCAACGACCACGACATTGGTTTTAAAATGTATTGCAGTTATGGCTGGGCTATAAAATACCTCGACAATCCCGAATTCAAAGAAATTCTGATTCAATCGGCAAAAACACTTTCAACCCGCTATAACCCGGTTGTTGGGTGCATTCGCTCGTGGAACAGTAACCCCAAAACAGCCCATTGGAAATACCCGGTTATAATAGATAATATGATGAACCTGGAATTGCTGATGTGGGCAGCCAAAGAAACCGGTAACGAAAGTTTTAAAGAAATAGCAGTAAAACACGCTCAAACCACAGCGGCCAATCATTTCAGAGATGATTATTCGTGTTACCATGTTATTGACTACGACCCGGAAACTGGAGAGGTATTAAACAAAAATACCCATCAGGGGGCAGCAGACGATAGCGACTGGGCGCGCGGACAAGCCTGGGCAGTTTATGGCTTTACCATGATGTACCGCGAAACCGGAATGGAAGAATTTCTTACACAGGCAAAACATATTGCCGACTACCTGCTTACCGTCGACGGTTTAAAAGATGGTAAAATTCCGTACTGGGATTTTAAAGCGCCAAATATTCCCAACGAA
Above is a genomic segment from uncultured Draconibacterium sp. containing:
- a CDS encoding DUF4956 domain-containing protein — its product is MSETETVIDTIKNVASTELTELANWEERLRFLDIKLINVGDFSELLVRLALNLFVSFLVVHYMYARNSRRKDFYFSFLAVGTVVFLLSFLLNSVKLELGFALGLFAIFGIIRYRTDAIPIKEMTYLFIVIGISVINALANKKVSYVELIFTNSAIVFGLWLLEKRLMLKQEGSIRLIYEKIENIHDDKKEVLLADLKARTGINIKRYEIQKIDFLKDVADITLYFNVNGKSDENHS
- a CDS encoding sulfatase, whose product is MKYLTLIIICSLLFACSVKKTGETRPNIVFIMSDDHAYQAISAYGHGLNHTHNIDRIAEEGAIFTKGYVTNSICAPSRAVMLTGKHSFVNGKVDNLQAFDWSQDNVAKQLQKAGYQTAMIGKIHIDGLPQGFDYSNVLPGQGQYYNPDFIENGVKKQYHGYCTQITTDIALDWLKNKRDKNKPFLMLYHQKAPHRSWMPEKKYLDLFEDSTFTPPANFFDNFENRPVAAEHEMGIWEHMDLVYDLKMLDDEGEIKTLYRGMGQRLYDRMDDEQRAAWDAHYKPIIADFKQQKPEGKALALWKFNRYMKDYLATIQSVDDGVGQVLDYLDEEGLAENTIVIYTSDQGFYLGEHGWFDKRFMYEESFRTPILMRYPNEIKPGTVVDGLVQNLDFAPTFLDYAETAIPEDIQGESFRSLAQGKTENWRDAIYYTYYEFPGEHHVQRHYGVRTDRYKLIHFYYDSDTWELYDLEKDPTEMNNLYNEPEYAEVQKHMHAKLLEVRKKYGDSDEIDQKNLQRYLDKKGI
- a CDS encoding LytTR family DNA-binding domain-containing protein; amino-acid sequence: MIRCIAIDDEPLALRQIESYIEKTPFLELAGKFNSALKAMNFLQKNEIDLMFVDINMPDLTGLDFVKSISTPAKVIFTTAYREYGYEGFQLDAADYLVKPIGYPDFLKAVTKTKERFFSKKEVTETVEKNDRYLFIKSEYKIVRIDFNDITYIESMRDYVRIHLDNQKPIMALMGMKKMEDFLPKSDFMRVHRSFIVNLNKISTIERNRIIFGKDYIPISEQYKELFQEFLDTRFLK
- a CDS encoding DUF2490 domain-containing protein, which encodes MKTKIKILAVIFLLCTGTTAFAQEVENEFQTRTKLDLNFKPLKKVKFTISPELRFDDSFSLDKYLLEGELEYKASKLFTLGATYGLIGNVRDEKDTEYMGRYGFSATAEKKFGRFEPSFRLMYSNYADDDIDDKQFLRYKAKVKYDVPNFKINPYMAVQLFQDLNEGELYKTRYSVGADYKLFKKNYLGVSYEFDYYNSDYLNKHIINIGYKIKF
- a CDS encoding polyphosphate polymerase domain-containing protein — translated: MNTKETDYFAPIRLDEMDKVKLMNRTDTKYWFNIKQLHQLLESVQDHYFILTMKNEVALPYCTIYYDTDTDGMFTAHHNGKLNRYKIRRRSYVNSGISFLEVKFKNNKGRTIKKRIPTEFNNNFSEAENSFLQEITPFSVEELSPSLTNNFSRITLVNRNFKERCTIDFNLQFKTLQKQIALNELVIVEIKADGSPAASPLARALRNHRIKTSGFSKYCIGRTVTDSSIKRNAFKHKIRMIEKTISTKHSLYNL
- a CDS encoding histidine kinase; this translates as MRTTLKPNTNFSRVQFQIMLFIWLLIFAIPLLAGDTSNGIAWEHISKIWTEYGFVFVVFLINHYLLFPQFLKGRRILYFVSVFCILVLLVLVSYFFGNTDAPPADAMQAMRPPGEGPLGPPPHGKGPREFIPPSGNLLIISILMIGFDAGLSFAGKWLQAEQNKIILEKENVENKMAFLQNQVSPHFFMNTLNNIHALVDINTEEAKEAIIRLSNMMAYMLYESQTDKISIQKEIDFVKSYVELMKLRFSEEVDINVEIPEKLPEIAIPPLLTISFIENAFKHGVSYEEPSFIHIKYVFKKDHLYFELKNSNHSKQEKNANSGIGLENARKRLALIYTTNYELNINQPDNKVFSVSLKLPL